A genomic window from Alkalihalobacillus sp. AL-G includes:
- a CDS encoding sugar ABC transporter substrate-binding protein, protein MKRWKVFFACSLALIMIFQAGCSSSKTSSEDVVTLSFWDFHSESQKDFFADLVKEYNASQDNVKIEFKSFNQSDYGTTKLPVAFANGEGPDIFMVNPGDFLKFADAGILADLNPYFPEGVKEDFLPASIEAVTYEDKVLALPYELELLALFYNKDMLADAGVEVPKTWDELSSAAEKLTTDEVAGLILPTDKATYLNFIWYPFLWQQGGSVLTEDKTASNFDSPEVVKALDYWGSFFQEGSSPAKLQRGPWEIGHVGEETAAMQIVGTWDVPALEREFPDVNVGVAPIPIPEGGKQATAAGGYKFAVNSKSEHVEEAAKFVMWAFGDEDTSHALEWCTDVKFAYSPRKSVIEAGQETYNSGLQKVFTDEIYETAIPEPSFNAKTVDIIGTALQEVMFGDVSGEDAAKKAHEKINESLGN, encoded by the coding sequence ATGAAACGTTGGAAAGTATTCTTTGCGTGTAGTTTGGCATTAATCATGATTTTCCAGGCAGGTTGCAGTAGTAGTAAAACAAGTTCAGAGGATGTAGTTACACTTAGTTTTTGGGATTTCCATTCCGAATCACAAAAAGATTTCTTTGCAGATCTAGTAAAAGAATATAACGCCTCACAAGATAATGTGAAAATCGAATTCAAATCGTTCAACCAAAGTGATTATGGTACAACAAAGTTACCGGTTGCTTTTGCCAATGGGGAGGGACCAGACATCTTTATGGTCAATCCAGGGGACTTTTTGAAATTTGCAGATGCTGGGATCCTGGCAGACCTTAACCCTTATTTTCCGGAAGGTGTGAAAGAAGATTTTCTTCCCGCCTCAATAGAAGCTGTTACTTATGAAGATAAAGTGTTAGCGCTCCCGTATGAACTAGAATTACTCGCACTTTTCTATAACAAAGATATGCTGGCTGATGCCGGTGTCGAGGTACCGAAAACGTGGGATGAGCTTTCATCTGCCGCGGAAAAATTAACAACGGATGAAGTTGCTGGGTTGATTTTACCGACTGATAAAGCGACTTACTTGAATTTCATATGGTATCCGTTCTTATGGCAACAGGGAGGCAGTGTGCTAACTGAAGATAAAACGGCCTCTAACTTTGATTCACCAGAAGTTGTAAAAGCATTGGATTATTGGGGGAGCTTCTTCCAAGAAGGTTCATCACCTGCAAAATTACAGCGAGGTCCTTGGGAGATAGGACATGTTGGTGAAGAAACAGCTGCAATGCAAATTGTAGGTACATGGGATGTTCCCGCATTAGAAAGAGAATTCCCGGATGTTAATGTAGGAGTAGCACCGATTCCAATTCCGGAGGGTGGAAAACAAGCAACAGCAGCAGGTGGTTATAAGTTTGCAGTCAATTCAAAAAGTGAGCATGTAGAGGAAGCGGCAAAATTCGTTATGTGGGCTTTTGGTGATGAAGATACATCACACGCTCTAGAATGGTGTACGGATGTTAAATTTGCATATTCACCTAGAAAATCAGTAATTGAAGCAGGGCAAGAAACATATAATAGCGGCCTTCAAAAGGTATTTACAGATGAGATTTACGAGACAGCTATTCCTGAACCGAGTTTTAATGCCAAAACAGTTGACATTATCGGAACTGCACTGCAAGAGGTCATGTTTGGAGATGTGAGCGGTGAAGATGCTGCCAAAAAAGCACATGAAAAAATAAATGAATCTCTAGGAAATTAG
- a CDS encoding fumarylacetoacetate hydrolase family protein, translating into MRIIRYLNSSEKKVLAAITVENRVYDLPYHDFLELVRAAEEKKVQPVTLVEQVIEQSLPLSDSPEKLKVLVPVEAPEVWASGVTYEKSKEARNYESTNGEDDAKSFYDKVYTADRPELFFKSTADRTIGPGDPVYLRSDSEWQIPEPELGLVLDSEGNILGFTAGNDMSCRDIEGENPLYLPQAKIWRHSCVIGPAIRLVETVKDPYDFQITCRIFRNEQNVFEGSASVGQLKRRLEELTSYLVKENVVFPGTILLTGTCIVPPNDFTLLEGDYIEIEIPGIGVLSNPVLSQVTQSIGSQRV; encoded by the coding sequence ATGAGAATCATTAGATATTTAAATTCATCGGAAAAAAAAGTTCTCGCGGCTATTACTGTTGAAAACCGTGTATATGACTTACCGTACCATGACTTTTTGGAACTAGTTCGAGCTGCAGAAGAAAAGAAGGTTCAGCCTGTTACATTAGTTGAACAAGTTATAGAACAATCATTGCCTCTTTCTGATTCTCCTGAAAAGCTGAAGGTGCTTGTTCCGGTTGAAGCTCCAGAAGTATGGGCTTCAGGAGTCACATACGAAAAAAGCAAGGAAGCTAGAAACTATGAATCTACTAATGGAGAGGATGATGCTAAAAGCTTCTATGACAAAGTTTATACAGCTGATCGCCCTGAGCTCTTTTTTAAGTCCACAGCTGATCGGACGATTGGACCCGGTGATCCAGTCTATTTGCGAAGTGATTCCGAGTGGCAGATTCCTGAACCTGAATTGGGGTTGGTTTTGGACTCGGAAGGCAATATTCTAGGGTTTACCGCTGGGAATGATATGAGCTGCCGCGATATTGAAGGAGAGAATCCTCTTTATCTCCCGCAGGCAAAAATATGGAGGCACTCTTGTGTAATCGGTCCAGCCATTCGTTTGGTGGAAACGGTAAAAGATCCTTACGACTTCCAGATCACTTGCCGTATTTTTAGAAATGAACAAAACGTTTTTGAAGGTTCCGCGAGTGTCGGTCAGTTGAAAAGAAGGCTGGAGGAGTTAACCTCGTATCTCGTAAAAGAGAATGTTGTGTTTCCTGGCACCATTTTGTTGACTGGAACGTGCATCGTCCCTCCAAATGATTTTACACTCCTGGAGGGGGATTATATTGAAATTGAAATACCAGGAATCGGTGTATTGAGTAATCCAGTCTTGAGTCAGGTTACACAGAGTATTGGATCGCAACGTGTTTAA
- a CDS encoding UxaA family hydrolase — translation MAKRQTLMMKPIDNVAVALTPIKKDTVLQVTCQDKTFSVVLQDDIDFGHKFAVVTIQKEQDVRKYGEVIGVASSEIQAGEHVHIHNVEGKRGRGDKVGREHNATHGI, via the coding sequence TTGGCAAAACGACAAACCTTAATGATGAAGCCAATTGATAACGTAGCGGTTGCTTTAACTCCAATTAAAAAAGATACCGTTCTACAGGTAACCTGTCAGGACAAAACGTTTTCGGTGGTATTACAAGACGATATTGATTTTGGGCATAAGTTTGCAGTGGTAACGATCCAAAAAGAACAAGATGTCAGGAAGTATGGAGAAGTGATCGGGGTAGCATCTTCTGAAATTCAGGCAGGCGAACACGTTCATATTCATAACGTAGAAGGAAAAAGAGGACGGGGGGATAAAGTTGGAAGAGAACACAATGCAACTCATGGGATATAG
- a CDS encoding UxaA family hydrolase, with product MGYRRPDGKIGIRNHVLILPTITCATQAAQRITELVDGVVTFIHQHGCAQVGVDYEQTFRTYAGMGKNPNVYGVVVLGLGCETHQARSVADDIRECGKPVEVVSIQDHGGTLTAIAEGAKVAAKMVQDASMQMKVPFEFNELIVGTECGGSDACSGLSANPAVGAVSDMIVDRGGTAVLAETTELIGAEHLLAERAVDDQVSKRVYEVINAMENRAIQMGVDIRTGNPSPGNVKGGLTTLEEKSLGAATKAGSRPLQELVNYAEVPNKKGLVWMDTPGHDIEQLTGMVAGGAQVVLFTSGRGTPTGSPIAPVLKISTNTTLFERMSENIDLNAGSIVEGTETVNEVGQRILNEIKLTCLGKKTKSEILKQHDFGIWRIGPTF from the coding sequence ATGGGATATAGACGTCCGGATGGAAAAATCGGCATTCGTAATCATGTGCTCATATTACCGACTATCACTTGTGCGACACAGGCAGCGCAACGTATTACAGAGTTAGTTGATGGAGTGGTTACATTTATTCACCAACATGGTTGTGCGCAAGTAGGGGTCGATTATGAACAAACCTTTCGTACATATGCCGGTATGGGTAAAAATCCAAACGTATATGGGGTTGTTGTATTAGGTCTCGGATGCGAAACTCATCAAGCAAGAAGTGTGGCAGATGATATACGGGAGTGCGGAAAACCGGTTGAAGTCGTTTCAATCCAGGATCATGGCGGAACATTAACCGCCATTGCGGAAGGTGCAAAAGTGGCCGCTAAAATGGTGCAGGATGCTTCCATGCAAATGAAAGTCCCATTTGAATTTAATGAACTAATCGTCGGAACGGAATGTGGTGGGTCAGATGCATGCTCAGGATTATCGGCTAATCCAGCTGTTGGTGCAGTGAGCGATATGATTGTCGATCGTGGAGGTACTGCGGTATTGGCCGAGACTACTGAATTGATCGGCGCGGAGCATTTACTTGCCGAACGAGCGGTGGATGACCAGGTATCCAAGAGAGTTTATGAAGTTATCAATGCGATGGAAAACCGAGCAATTCAAATGGGAGTAGATATTCGAACAGGAAACCCCAGTCCTGGGAATGTGAAAGGTGGACTCACAACATTAGAAGAAAAGTCACTTGGCGCTGCAACAAAAGCGGGAAGCCGCCCTCTTCAGGAATTGGTGAATTACGCAGAAGTTCCAAACAAAAAGGGGCTAGTTTGGATGGATACCCCGGGTCATGATATTGAACAATTAACCGGGATGGTAGCCGGAGGGGCTCAAGTTGTGTTGTTTACGAGTGGCCGTGGTACTCCAACCGGTTCTCCTATTGCGCCAGTATTGAAGATTTCAACGAATACAACGTTGTTTGAACGGATGTCAGAAAATATTGATTTAAATGCCGGTTCTATCGTGGAAGGAACAGAAACCGTCAACGAGGTAGGGCAACGGATATTAAATGAGATCAAGTTAACATGCTTAGGAAAAAAGACAAAATCTGAAATTTTAAAGCAACACGACTTTGGAATTTGGCGAATTGGACCGACGTTTTAA
- the gucD gene encoding alpha-ketoglutaric semialdehyde dehydrogenase GucD: MTVETTVKTYDNYINGTWTSGETNQVENSYNPANPSEGIGAYHLSSEQDVNSAVEAAKAASKAWRKLAGAQRGDYLYQVANAIEKNLDDIAETMTREMGKTLPESKGETARGVAILRYFAGEGMRSVGDVIPSTDQEALMYTTRVPLGVVGVITPWNFPVAIPIWKMAPALIYGNTVVIKPAQETAVTTTKIIECFNEAGLPNGVVNLVNGKGSVVGQRLIDHPDVKGLTFTGSNNTGQRVAEGALARGAKYQLEMGGKNPVIVADDANLDLAVEGTISGGLRSTGQKCTATSRVIVLAEVYEQFKEKLINEIEKLSVGDGLTEGTWMGPCVSESQLKTVLSYIEKGKEEGATLLYGGKRPEGLGNGYFVEPTVFEKVDSKMAIGQEEIFGPVLALIKAETLEEAFELANDVKFGLSASIYTTNIGNMMDFIEEIDAGLVRVNAETAGVELQAPFGGMKASSSHSREQGQAAKEFFTTLKTVFVKS, from the coding sequence ATGACTGTCGAGACAACTGTAAAGACGTACGACAATTATATAAATGGCACATGGACCAGTGGTGAAACCAACCAAGTAGAAAATAGTTATAATCCGGCTAATCCAAGTGAAGGGATTGGAGCCTATCACTTATCATCCGAACAAGATGTGAATAGTGCGGTGGAAGCTGCGAAGGCCGCCAGCAAAGCTTGGAGAAAATTAGCAGGGGCACAACGTGGTGATTACTTATATCAAGTGGCGAATGCCATTGAAAAGAATTTAGATGATATTGCTGAAACGATGACAAGAGAAATGGGGAAGACACTACCAGAATCAAAGGGAGAAACCGCTAGAGGAGTAGCAATCCTTCGTTATTTTGCTGGAGAAGGGATGCGTAGTGTTGGCGATGTCATTCCATCGACAGATCAGGAAGCACTTATGTATACGACCCGCGTTCCGTTAGGAGTAGTCGGTGTCATTACCCCGTGGAACTTCCCGGTGGCTATTCCAATTTGGAAAATGGCTCCTGCCCTCATTTATGGGAATACGGTTGTCATTAAGCCAGCACAAGAAACAGCTGTGACAACGACAAAAATTATTGAGTGTTTTAATGAGGCCGGTTTGCCTAACGGTGTCGTGAACTTGGTAAATGGAAAAGGATCAGTAGTTGGGCAACGTCTCATTGATCACCCAGATGTAAAAGGATTGACTTTTACCGGTTCGAATAATACTGGCCAAAGGGTAGCAGAAGGAGCATTGGCGAGGGGGGCCAAATACCAGCTTGAAATGGGTGGGAAAAACCCTGTTATCGTTGCGGATGATGCGAATTTAGATCTCGCGGTAGAAGGAACAATCAGTGGAGGATTACGTTCAACTGGACAAAAATGCACTGCAACAAGTCGCGTTATCGTTCTTGCAGAAGTATACGAACAATTTAAAGAAAAACTTATAAATGAAATAGAAAAGTTATCTGTTGGAGATGGATTAACCGAAGGAACATGGATGGGGCCATGTGTCAGTGAGTCCCAATTAAAAACGGTGCTTTCCTATATTGAAAAGGGAAAAGAAGAAGGTGCAACGCTTTTATATGGTGGAAAAAGACCCGAAGGCCTAGGGAATGGTTATTTTGTAGAGCCGACTGTTTTTGAAAAAGTCGATTCAAAAATGGCCATCGGTCAGGAAGAAATTTTCGGGCCAGTATTAGCGCTCATTAAGGCTGAGACATTAGAAGAAGCTTTTGAACTTGCTAATGATGTGAAATTTGGTTTAAGTGCATCGATATATACTACAAACATTGGAAATATGATGGATTTCATTGAGGAGATCGATGCAGGGCTGGTACGGGTAAATGCAGAAACAGCTGGGGTTGAGCTTCAAGCTCCATTTGGTGGTATGAAGGCATCTAGTTCTCATTCCAGAGAACAAGGACAAGCCGCTAAAGAGTTTTTCACAACACTAAAGACAGTTTTTGTAAAATCATAA
- a CDS encoding ATP-dependent DNA helicase, whose amino-acid sequence MVSEVKISVRPLVEYVYRSGSIDNRFRTSSSLTEGTKVHQNVQKTYGEEDQKEVLLKTEIESESLRFLIEGRCDGLLITDNGYKIDEIKSTKGKLDEINVDSHPVHWAQAKCYGYMYAKEHDLKKIDVQLTYVQVESGEQMKFQQSCSFDELEQFVLDIIEKFSPYARVLKENREKRDMSIKQLDFPFDAYRSGQRKFAGAVYKTIDDKVSLFANAPTGTGKTISTIFPTVKAIGEGLVQRFFYLTAKTITRTAAEDTLSLLKEQGLHLNSVTITAKDKICFKEKTICQKEYCEFADGYYDRVNAGILDILASETVMDRKTIEAYARKHRLCPFEFSLDVAYTADAVIGDYNYVFDPRVSLKRLLEEQKRKSVLLVDEAHNLVDRAREMFSAELFKSVFLQVQRAFKGENEGVFRAAKAINAQLLAVKKSGDEQDSWVLDEFPVELVELLAAFIEEAEKELLLQQESDAQELLLEAYFAAQGFVRIADLFDERFVAYVERERSEVRVRLFCLEPSYLLQQMGKGYRSKVYFSATLWPISYFKDMLGADLEEDYAFSIPSPFARENAEVFIQPLSTRYRDREHSVGAIVKTFSDLLEERPGNYLFFFPSYTYMRRVYDQFMDEDLDVEVLLQDVLMSEVEREEFLAEFVEGKSKSLIGFAVMGGIFSEGVDLKGDRLNGVVVVGVGLPQLSFERDIIKGYFTDAGKNGYDYAYVYPGVNKVLQAGGRLIRTEQDRGTIVLIDDRFLTGKYQKLLPEEWSHFRVIH is encoded by the coding sequence ATGGTTAGTGAAGTGAAAATTTCTGTCCGGCCTCTTGTCGAATATGTGTACCGAAGTGGCAGCATTGACAACCGGTTTCGGACATCAAGCTCGTTGACAGAAGGTACGAAAGTGCATCAGAACGTGCAAAAAACGTATGGTGAAGAGGACCAAAAGGAGGTCCTGTTAAAGACCGAAATCGAATCGGAGTCACTCCGTTTTTTAATAGAAGGAAGATGTGACGGGCTTCTTATAACGGATAATGGATATAAAATCGATGAGATCAAGTCTACTAAGGGAAAATTGGACGAGATCAACGTGGATTCCCATCCTGTTCACTGGGCACAGGCGAAATGTTATGGGTACATGTATGCGAAAGAGCACGACCTCAAGAAGATTGATGTTCAGCTTACTTACGTACAGGTGGAGTCGGGGGAACAAATGAAGTTCCAGCAGAGTTGTTCGTTTGATGAGCTGGAGCAGTTTGTGCTTGATATTATTGAAAAATTCTCGCCTTATGCGAGGGTATTGAAGGAGAATCGCGAGAAGCGTGATATGAGCATCAAGCAGCTTGATTTTCCGTTTGATGCGTATCGTTCCGGTCAGCGGAAGTTTGCTGGCGCGGTCTATAAAACGATTGACGACAAGGTGAGTCTGTTTGCGAATGCACCGACAGGGACAGGGAAAACGATTTCAACGATCTTTCCTACTGTAAAAGCGATTGGCGAGGGTTTGGTTCAGCGCTTCTTTTACTTGACGGCGAAAACGATTACCCGCACGGCGGCGGAAGACACGCTCTCACTTTTAAAAGAACAGGGTCTTCATTTAAATTCGGTGACGATTACGGCGAAGGATAAGATTTGCTTTAAGGAGAAGACGATTTGTCAGAAGGAGTATTGTGAGTTTGCGGACGGCTATTATGATCGGGTGAACGCGGGGATTCTCGATATTTTGGCGTCGGAAACGGTGATGGACCGGAAGACGATTGAGGCGTATGCTCGGAAACACAGGCTTTGTCCGTTCGAATTTTCGCTTGATGTTGCGTATACGGCGGATGCGGTGATTGGCGATTACAACTACGTGTTCGATCCGCGGGTTTCGTTGAAGCGGTTGTTGGAGGAGCAGAAGCGGAAGTCGGTGTTGCTTGTCGATGAGGCACATAACTTGGTTGATAGGGCTCGCGAAATGTTTTCAGCGGAGCTTTTTAAGTCTGTGTTTTTACAGGTGCAGCGGGCATTTAAGGGTGAAAATGAGGGTGTGTTCCGAGCTGCGAAGGCGATTAATGCTCAGCTTTTGGCGGTGAAAAAGTCGGGTGATGAGCAGGATTCGTGGGTGTTGGATGAATTTCCCGTAGAGTTGGTGGAGTTGCTTGCAGCGTTTATTGAGGAGGCGGAAAAAGAGCTGTTGCTGCAGCAGGAGAGCGATGCGCAGGAGTTGTTGCTTGAGGCGTATTTTGCTGCACAGGGGTTTGTTCGGATTGCGGATTTATTCGATGAGCGGTTTGTGGCGTATGTCGAACGTGAGCGAAGTGAGGTTCGGGTACGGCTGTTTTGTCTAGAACCTTCTTATTTGCTGCAGCAGATGGGGAAGGGCTACCGGTCTAAGGTTTATTTTTCGGCTACACTTTGGCCGATTTCGTATTTTAAGGATATGCTCGGGGCAGATTTGGAGGAGGATTATGCTTTTTCGATTCCGTCTCCGTTTGCTCGGGAAAATGCAGAGGTGTTCATCCAGCCTTTGTCGACACGGTATCGGGACCGGGAGCATTCGGTTGGTGCGATTGTGAAGACGTTTTCGGATTTGTTAGAGGAGCGGCCCGGCAATTACTTGTTCTTTTTCCCGTCGTATACATATATGAGAAGGGTGTATGACCAATTTATGGACGAGGATCTGGATGTGGAGGTATTGCTGCAGGACGTTCTGATGAGCGAGGTTGAGCGTGAGGAATTTCTTGCCGAGTTTGTTGAAGGTAAATCGAAATCGCTTATCGGATTCGCCGTGATGGGCGGTATTTTTTCAGAGGGTGTCGATTTAAAAGGGGATCGCCTGAACGGGGTTGTTGTCGTTGGAGTCGGGTTGCCTCAGTTGAGCTTTGAGCGGGACATTATTAAGGGTTATTTTACGGATGCTGGGAAAAATGGGTACGATTATGCGTATGTGTATCCTGGGGTCAATAAGGTGCTGCAGGCAGGTGGCCGTTTGATTCGGACAGAGCAAGATCGTGGGACCATTGTCCTCATTGACGATCGTTTTTTAACAGGGAAGTATCAGAAGCTGTTGCCTGAGGAGTGGAGTCATTTCAGGGTCATTCATTGA
- a CDS encoding YfhD family protein, giving the protein MGRGHKHTHPANDKNSKKLPQTPRKDIVQNNDDVELAKELTSHYELKAKPGFPPTEVERKDKQK; this is encoded by the coding sequence ATGGGACGAGGACATAAGCATACACACCCTGCAAACGACAAGAATTCAAAAAAATTACCGCAGACACCTAGAAAAGACATTGTCCAAAATAATGATGATGTTGAGCTTGCCAAAGAATTAACTTCACATTATGAATTAAAAGCAAAGCCTGGATTTCCTCCAACAGAAGTGGAACGGAAGGATAAGCAAAAATAA
- a CDS encoding DUF5634 family protein: MNYYPVDAIRNELQQHFEELLNEHDLDEIEIYEEEGPEDSYYMGYVVKKDEKVYMVNLPYKKNDQGEIGIQEQNWTVQIENNETNGYDSLDDVFKYIETQ; the protein is encoded by the coding sequence ATGAATTACTACCCAGTGGATGCGATCCGAAATGAACTGCAACAGCATTTTGAAGAGTTATTGAATGAACATGATCTTGATGAAATTGAAATTTATGAGGAAGAAGGACCTGAAGATTCTTATTATATGGGCTATGTGGTGAAAAAGGATGAAAAAGTGTACATGGTGAATCTTCCTTATAAGAAAAACGACCAAGGTGAAATAGGAATACAAGAGCAAAACTGGACGGTCCAAATCGAAAATAATGAAACAAACGGCTATGATTCGCTTGATGATGTTTTTAAATATATAGAAACTCAATAA
- a CDS encoding alpha/beta fold hydrolase, which yields MKRYFINNGELDVHITEWGNKNKPVIFCLHGLGSTSLSFIEIAEHLKDEYRLISIDAPGHGKTLPLETAEDYEMPRLVMWLNELFDQLEIHQFYFLSHSWGSFVSLFYLAKYPERVKGSILIDGGYQSKRHQEQTMEEEVAYYHKDFEENVDTWTEFLEIVNGDFRKLSPYTEIYAEDLVLKKDSKYYWHARGVTAGNIIKAMHKHDIEDIFESLPSTILLLRATLPERMDEYRNKTAKIFKEKTNGLVKLIPDTTHMLHWDNPQVVVEEIRKSWSI from the coding sequence ATGAAGCGTTATTTTATCAACAACGGCGAATTGGATGTACATATTACTGAGTGGGGAAATAAAAATAAACCTGTGATCTTTTGTTTACATGGTTTAGGCAGTACTAGTTTGAGCTTTATAGAAATTGCAGAACATCTGAAGGATGAGTACAGATTGATCTCGATTGATGCACCTGGTCATGGTAAAACGCTTCCGCTCGAAACCGCTGAAGACTATGAAATGCCCCGTTTGGTGATGTGGTTGAATGAACTTTTTGATCAACTTGAAATACATCAATTCTACTTTTTATCGCATTCATGGGGTAGCTTTGTGTCTTTGTTTTATTTGGCGAAATATCCGGAAAGAGTTAAAGGCTCCATCCTTATTGATGGAGGGTACCAGAGTAAACGGCATCAAGAACAAACGATGGAGGAAGAAGTAGCCTATTACCATAAAGACTTTGAGGAAAATGTAGATACGTGGACTGAATTTTTGGAAATTGTAAACGGTGACTTTCGCAAGCTGTCACCTTACACAGAGATTTATGCAGAGGATCTTGTTCTGAAAAAAGATAGTAAATACTACTGGCACGCGAGAGGTGTAACAGCGGGTAATATCATTAAAGCAATGCACAAACATGACATTGAGGATATTTTTGAAAGCTTGCCATCAACCATTCTCTTATTGAGGGCAACATTGCCAGAACGGATGGATGAGTATAGGAACAAAACAGCGAAAATTTTCAAAGAGAAAACAAATGGATTAGTAAAATTAATCCCCGATACTACCCACATGTTGCATTGGGATAATCCACAAGTGGTCGTTGAGGAAATTAGAAAAAGCTGGTCTATTTAA